The Miscanthus floridulus cultivar M001 chromosome 7, ASM1932011v1, whole genome shotgun sequence genome includes a region encoding these proteins:
- the LOC136465520 gene encoding uncharacterized protein: MVYEDSMLVINQLNKDWTCSSEKMDAYYAKIRKVEGKFYGIEYNHVVRDQNQLADQLSKVGSYRAMISPGVFDQDILAPSIKEDKEIQEVPPAEQLVLSVPSPIADWREQFIKYLTSSKVPINKTKAKCLIHHSKHDMLVDGNLMRKSAKKRILQKCITQEDGVKLLLKIHSGSYGNCVASRTLVGKAF; encoded by the coding sequence ATGGTATACGAGGACTCCAtgttggtcatcaaccagcttaacaaagattggacttgctctagtgagaagatggatgcatattacgCCAAAATTAGGAAAGTTGAAGGAAAATTTTACGGCATCGAGTACAACCATgtggtacgcgaccaaaatcagctcgccgaccagttATCCAAGGTGGGCTCTTATCGTGCCATGATCTCACCAGGGGTTTTTGATCAAGATATCCTagcaccatccattaaggaagataaggaaattcaggaagttccccccgccgagcagctggtactatcAGTACCTTCGCcgatcgccgattggagggaacaattcatcaagtacctcaccagctcCAAAGTACCCATCAACAAGACTAAAGCCAAATGCCTAATTCATCATAGCAAGCATGACATGCTAGTAGACGGcaatttgatgaggaaaagtgccaagaaaaggatactgcagaaatgcatcacccaagaagacggagtgaagctacttctcaaaattcactctggttcctacggcaactgtgtggcctcgagaacactggttggcaaggccTTCTGA